The Acidobacteriota bacterium genome segment TCGGGGACGAGGTGATCCATCACAACGACATGGTGCTGATCTGAACGAGCCGGAAGGAGTCGCTATGGTGAGGGAAATGGGGCGGAAGGCGCGCGCGGCGGCGAGGGTCATGGCCACGCTTCCAACGGAGGTCCGCAACGGGGCGCTCGGCGCCCTGGCACGGCTCCTCGACCGGTCCCGGGGGGTGATCGAGGAAGCGAACGGGCGGGACGTGGCGCTTGCCCGCGCCTCCGGCCTCGACGACGCCCTGATCGACCGCCTGACGCTCGACGGGGCGCGCATCGGGGCGCTCGCCCGCGACGTGCTCGCACTCGAGCGGCTGCCCGACCCGGTCGGGGAGAGGTTCGACCGGACGGTCCTCCCCAACGGGCTCCGGCTCTGCCGGCAGCGCGTCCCCCTGGGGGTGATCGGCGTCATCTACGAATCGCGGCCCAACGTGACGATCGACGTTTCCGCCCTGTCGGTCAAAACGGGGAACAGCGTGATCCTGCGCGGCGGAAAGGAGACGCTGCATTCGAACCGGGCGCTCGTGGCCCTGGTGCGGGAGGCTCTCGGGGGCAGCGGCCTGCCCCGGGACGCGGTGCAGTTTGTCGGGGACCCCGACCGCGCGCGCGTCCTCGAGCTGCTCGAGCTCGGCGAACTGGTCGACGTCATCATCCCCAGGGGGGGGGCGAGCCTCCACCGCTTCTGCCGGGAGCACAGCCGGATTCCCGTCATCACGGGGGGGATCGGCATCTGTCACATCTACGTCGACGCGTCGGCCGACATCGAAAGGGCCCTGGGCGTCATCCACAACGCGAAGACCCAGCGCCCCTCGGTCTGCAACGCCCTGGACACGGTGCTGGTGCACCGCGGCGTGGCGGCCGGGGCGCTCCCCCGGATCGTGGAGGCCCTGGCCCCGGCCGGGGTCACTTTCCGGGCAGACCCCGAGGCGCTCGAATGCCTCGCCGGACACGGGGCTGTCCGGGCCGCCGGCCCCGGGGACTTCGACACCGAGTGGATGTCGCTGGTGCTGGGACTGAAGGTGGTCGGGGACATCGACGAGGCGATCGCGCACACCAACGCCCACAGCATGGGGCATTCCGACTCGATCCTGACGGGAGACCCGGCCAGCGCCGAGCGCTGGATCCGGGAGGTGGACTCGGCCGCGGTGTACGTCAACGCCTCCACCCGCTTCACCGACGGGGGGCAGTTCGGGCTCGGGGCCGAGGTCGCGATCTCCACCCAGCGCCTGCACGCCCGCGGCCCGATGGGGCCGCGCGAGCTGACGACCTACAAGTGGGTGGGCGAGGGGGACTACCACACGCGGTCGTAGGCACAGGCTCACGCCCCGGCGTCCGCCTCGAGGAGCCCGGCGTTGCCGCGGAGCTCCTCGAAGACGCGGAACTGCACCAGGGCGCGCGACCGGTTGAGATCGGGGGGGTCTCCGGGCCGGAGGCGGAAGTAGCGGTCCCCCCGCACGTAATCGGCGAGGAAGCGAACCCCCAGTTCCAGCGCCATGATCGCGGGGGCGGCCGCCATCAGCGCCGTCTCCCCGGCGGCCCGGGGCGCCGCCTGGAGAATGAAGCCGCGCGCGGCCGCCCGGTACACCCCGGTGTCGATGCGGATTTTTTCGGGATCGGTCTCCCTTTCCCCCGCGACGTTGACCAGGGAGCGCACCATGTCCCCCCAATCGCTGAGCCAGGTGTGGGGCATGATGGTGTCGAGGTCGACCAGGGCGCGGACCCTCCCCGTGGCGGCGCTGAAGAGAAAGTTCTCGAGCTTGGTGTCCCCGTGGACGGCCGTCCGCCTGAGGCGTCCGGCGGCCAGGCCCCGGCCGAGGGTGAGCGCGAACTCCCGGTGCTCGACCGCCAGCGCCGAGAGCCGCCGGACGCCGGCGTCGGCGCGGCGGCGCTCGAATTCCCCGGGCGGGATGTGGACGATGAAATCGTGCTGCGTGTCCGCGGCCAGGCCGGCGTCTTCCGGAAGGAAGGGGGCGGCCTCGGCCGCGGTCCGGTTTCCGGCCAGGACGGAGTGCAGTTGGGCGTAGTACAGGGCCGTGTCCCGGTAACCGGGCAGCGGCGCCCGTAGCAGGTCCGGGTCGATGTCCGCCGTCAGCCGGCCGAACAGCGCGAGCCCCCGCCCTGCCTCCTCGGCCACCCGCAGCCGCGATTCCCGGTCGGGGATCTCACCCAGGCTGCGGTAGCAGAGCGCGTTCCGGATGTAGCCCATCATGCGCCAGCAGCGCGGGCCCTCCTCCCCCGGAATCTCCAGGAAGGGGCGCCCCTGCACGGTCGGGACCAGATTCAAGACCTCCCACTCGCCCAGATCGGGGTCCCCGAGGCGGGCGAGGGCCCGCCGCTGGGCCTCCAGACAGAGGCGCATGGCTTCGATCACCCCCGCCGGATGGCGGAAGACCCCGGGGTTCAGAAGCTGAAGCAGATGATGCGAGCGATTGTCCGGGGGGCCGGACACGACCCGGTAGGAGTGCTGGTTGATGTTCCCCTTCCTGGGGAACTCGAACACCTCCAGGGGGCGGGGGAGGGCGAAGCGGGAGGCGATCGCGTGGATCCGTCCGGGGGCGCGGGCCTCGGACGTGCCGGCGCGGGGATCGGGCGGACAGCGGGAAGGTTCGGTCATGGCGCGCCCAGTCTATCATCAAAGGGACCGTTTCCGGCCCGGCTATTCCCTAGCTCCGCGATATGGCGTATACTGAAAAATCCTTCGAACCACAGCTCCTGGTTCGGCAACATCCAGCCGGCCGCCCGATGCGTTCACGCCGTGGGCGGGCGAAACTTAACTCGGAGGAACCGCCATGTCAATCAAAGTCGCCATCAACGGATTCGGCCGTATCGGCAGGAACCTGGTCCGCTGCTGCATCAACGATCCCCGGGTGGAAATCGTGGGGATCAACGACATCACCAACGCCGAGGTCATGACCCACCTCCTGAAATACGACTCGGTCCTGGGCCGCTTCGGCGAGAAGGTGGAACTGGACGGGAATCGCCTCCTCATAAGCGGCAGGCCGATCCGGATGTTCAGCGAAAGGGACCCGGGGGCCATCGACTGGAGCGCGGTCGGCGCCCAGGTCGTCGTCGAGTCCACCGGGTTGTTCCGCGATGCGGAAAAGGCGAAGGCCCACCTGCGGGGGACGGTCAAGAAGGTGGTCATCTCGGCGCCGGGGAAAAACGTCGACGGGACCTTCTGCGTCGGCGTCAACACCGGCTCCTACGATCCGGCGCGTCACCACATCGTGTCGAACGCTTCCTGCACCACCAACTGCCTGGCCCCCCTGGCCAAGGTGCTCGACGAGACGTTCGGGATCGAAGCGGGGCTCATGACCACGATCCACAGCTACACGAACGATCAGAACCTGCTGGACCTGCAGCACAAGGATCTCCGGCGCGCCCGCGCCGCGGCCGTGAACCTGGTCCCCAGCACCACCGGCGCGGCCAAGGCGATCGGCCTGGTCCTGCCCGCACTCGAGGGGAAGCTGGACGGGCTGTCCATCCGGGTGCCGACGCCCAACGTCTCCCTCGTGGACCTCGTGGTCACCGTCCGCGCCCAGACGACGCGGGAGGAGGTGAACCGGGCGCTGCGGGAGGCGGCCGACGGCGCCCTGAAAGGGATCCTGGGCTATTCCGAAGAGCCCCTGGTCTCCACCGATTACATGCAGAACTCCTGTTCGGGCACGGTGGACTCGCTGGAAACCAAGGTCATGGGCCGGATGGTCAAGACGCTGGCCTGGTACGACAACGAGTGGGGCTATTCCTGCCGGCTGCGGGACCTCGTGAAACTCATCGTCCAATAGGCGCGATCCGCCGGGGCCGGGGAGGGACCGGCCCTTCCGTCCGGGAGGGGGTGCGGTTGTGGCAAAGCTGACGCTCGAGGAACTGGAACTGGGGGGGAAGCGCGTCTTCGTACGGGTCGACTTCAACGTCCCGATCAAGGAATCGAAGATCACCGACGACCTGCGGATCCGGGAGGCGCTCCCGACGATCCGGTATTGCATCGAACAAGGGGCCCTCGTCGTCCTGGCCTCGCACCTGGGGCGGCCGAAGGGAAAGGTCCGTCCCGAATTTTCCCTGGCCCCGGTGGCCCGGAGGCTCGAGGAGCTCCTGGGCCGTAGCGTGCGGTTCGCCGGGGATTGCGTGGGACCGGAGGCGGAGCAGGCGGTAGCGGCGTCCCGTCCCGGGGACGTGGTCCTGCTGGAGAACCTCAGGTTCCACCCGGGCGAGGAGGCGGGCGACCCCGGCTTCGCCCGGGAGCTCGCGGCCCGCACCCCCCTGTACGTCAACGACGCCTTCGGGT includes the following:
- a CDS encoding glutamate-5-semialdehyde dehydrogenase, which gives rise to MVREMGRKARAAARVMATLPTEVRNGALGALARLLDRSRGVIEEANGRDVALARASGLDDALIDRLTLDGARIGALARDVLALERLPDPVGERFDRTVLPNGLRLCRQRVPLGVIGVIYESRPNVTIDVSALSVKTGNSVILRGGKETLHSNRALVALVREALGGSGLPRDAVQFVGDPDRARVLELLELGELVDVIIPRGGASLHRFCREHSRIPVITGGIGICHIYVDASADIERALGVIHNAKTQRPSVCNALDTVLVHRGVAAGALPRIVEALAPAGVTFRADPEALECLAGHGAVRAAGPGDFDTEWMSLVLGLKVVGDIDEAIAHTNAHSMGHSDSILTGDPASAERWIREVDSAAVYVNASTRFTDGGQFGLGAEVAISTQRLHARGPMGPRELTTYKWVGEGDYHTRS
- a CDS encoding phosphotransferase; its protein translation is MTEPSRCPPDPRAGTSEARAPGRIHAIASRFALPRPLEVFEFPRKGNINQHSYRVVSGPPDNRSHHLLQLLNPGVFRHPAGVIEAMRLCLEAQRRALARLGDPDLGEWEVLNLVPTVQGRPFLEIPGEEGPRCWRMMGYIRNALCYRSLGEIPDRESRLRVAEEAGRGLALFGRLTADIDPDLLRAPLPGYRDTALYYAQLHSVLAGNRTAAEAAPFLPEDAGLAADTQHDFIVHIPPGEFERRRADAGVRRLSALAVEHREFALTLGRGLAAGRLRRTAVHGDTKLENFLFSAATGRVRALVDLDTIMPHTWLSDWGDMVRSLVNVAGERETDPEKIRIDTGVYRAAARGFILQAAPRAAGETALMAAAPAIMALELGVRFLADYVRGDRYFRLRPGDPPDLNRSRALVQFRVFEELRGNAGLLEADAGA
- the gap gene encoding type I glyceraldehyde-3-phosphate dehydrogenase, with amino-acid sequence MSIKVAINGFGRIGRNLVRCCINDPRVEIVGINDITNAEVMTHLLKYDSVLGRFGEKVELDGNRLLISGRPIRMFSERDPGAIDWSAVGAQVVVESTGLFRDAEKAKAHLRGTVKKVVISAPGKNVDGTFCVGVNTGSYDPARHHIVSNASCTTNCLAPLAKVLDETFGIEAGLMTTIHSYTNDQNLLDLQHKDLRRARAAAVNLVPSTTGAAKAIGLVLPALEGKLDGLSIRVPTPNVSLVDLVVTVRAQTTREEVNRALREAADGALKGILGYSEEPLVSTDYMQNSCSGTVDSLETKVMGRMVKTLAWYDNEWGYSCRLRDLVKLIVQ